The Corvus hawaiiensis isolate bCorHaw1 chromosome 2, bCorHaw1.pri.cur, whole genome shotgun sequence genome includes a window with the following:
- the LOC125336934 gene encoding interleukin-1 receptor type 1-like isoform X3, whose protein sequence is MAGKREKFSCLSWQNVGNMTAKTLFSCNIATAFLSLIIAKKCEAYDVMLRQSLVLDGQPLAIKCSLEKSLKSGDYNLTWYKVGNQTAVPRDKLSRIHQEKNLIWFLPAMLEDSGDYECVIRNLTSCKKMCTKVTVFKRIDGLCLNEKFAVEEVIFTSSSAKVVCPHLDYFRNEKIIQPVRWYKDCQLLEGKRFALSNRDLIIFNVTVHDRGNYTCETAYTYNGKQYNISRDISLIVEVTPPKKPPEIFYPRNNSIEVELGSQVTVDCNTTGADGYEVYWTGNGVYIDVFYMSRIFASPYEGETSYDGRPMHSVKLIISEVSSEDYEQPFVCQASNAFGQVASYIIIKHKVPDIQRWLTGGLVSLLILTFITLIIYKMFKIDLMLWYRNSVCALTSKEAVVSVADETLKQSRRLMIILGSETSSCCLLEDTSEQQLAMYNALIRDGIQVILIEMGEIQDYTIMPESIRYIKQKHGAIQWKGDFSEKSCSANTRFWKNVRYQMPSRKKVPYSEVYLLPLTSNSSAAKGN, encoded by the exons AtggctgggaaaagggagaaatttAGCTGTTTATCATGGCAGAATGTG GGAAACATGACAGCAAAAACACTGTTTTCATGTAACATTGCAACAGCATTTCTGTCTTTAATTATTGCAA AGAAATGTGAAGCCTATGATGTGATGTTGAGGCAAAGTCTTGTGCTTGATGGGCAGCCTCTTGCTATTAAATGTTCACTGGAAAAGAGCTTGAAAAGTGGAGACTACAACTTAACATGGTATAAAGTTGGAAACCAGACAGCTGTGCCTAGAGACAAACTGTCTAGAATTCATCAGGAGAAGAATTTAATTTGGTTTCTTCCTGCAATGTTAGAAGATTCTGGAGATTATGAATGTGTCATAag AAATTTGACAAGCTGCAAGAAAATGTGTACAAAAGTAACAGTTTTCAAGAGGATTGATGGTTTAtgcttaaatgaaaaatttgctGTAGAGGAGGTGATATTCACATCATCATCTGCAAAGGTTGTGTGTCCGCACTTGGATTATTTCAGGAATGAGAAGATTATTCAGCCTGTTCGTTGGTATAAG GACTGCCAGctgctggaaggaaaaaggTTTGCCCTCTCAAACCGTGACcttataatttttaatgtgaCTGTACATGATCGAGGAAACTATACGTGTGAAACAGCATATACCTACAATGGGAAACAATATAACATTTCACGAGACATCAGTCTGATTGTAGAAG tGACCCCACCAAAAAAGCCTCCAGAAATATTTTACCCAAGAAACAACTCCATTGAAGTGGAACTCG GCTCACAGGTTACTGTGGATTGCAATACAACAGGTGCTGATGGGTATGAGGTGTATTGGACAGGCAACGGTGTGtatattgatgtattttatatgAGCAGAATTTTTGCAAGTCCCTATGA GGGAGAAACTTCTTACGATGGGCGCCCCATGCATTCTGTGAAGCTAATAATTTCAGAAGTGAGCAGTGAAGATTATGAGCAGCCATTTGTCTGTCAAGCTTCAAATGCCTTTGGGCAAGTTGCATCCTATATTATAATAAAACACAAAG TTCCCGATATACAAAGATGGCTGACTGGAGGGCTTGTGTCTttgttaattttaacatttattacTTTAATAATCTACAAGATGTTCAAGATTGATTTGATGCTTTGGTACCGTAATTCTGTCTGTGCCCTTACAAGTAAGGAAG CTGTGGTCAGTGTTGCTGATGAAACCCTTAAGCAAAGCAGAAGACTGATGATTATTTTGGGATCAGAAACATCTAGCTGCTGCCTGTTAGAAGACACCTCTGAGCAACAACTAGCTATGTATAATGCTCTCATCCGTGATGGGATTCAAGTGATTCTTATAGAAATGGGTGAAATACAGGACTACACAATCATGCCGGAATCAATCAGATACATTAAGCAAAAGCATGGAGCTATCCAATGGAAAGGGGACTTCTCAGAGAAATCTTGTTCAGCAAATACAAGATTCTGGAAAAATGTGCGCTATCAAATGCCATCCAGGAAAAAGGTACCTTATTCTGAAGTGTATTTGTTGCCCTTAACTTCAAACAGTTCTgcagcaaaaggaaattaa
- the LOC125336934 gene encoding interleukin-1 receptor type 1-like isoform X2, translating into MAECEKCEAYDVMLRQSLVLDGQPLAIKCSLEKSLKSGDYNLTWYKVGNQTAVPRDKLSRIHQEKNLIWFLPAMLEDSGDYECVIRNLTSCKKMCTKVTVFKRIDGLCLNEKFAVEEVIFTSSSAKVVCPHLDYFRNEKIIQPVRWYKDCQLLEGKRFALSNRDLIIFNVTVHDRGNYTCETAYTYNGKQYNISRDISLIVEVTPPKKPPEIFYPRNNSIEVELGSQVTVDCNTTGADGYEVYWTGNGVYIDVFYMSRIFASPYEGETSYDGRPMHSVKLIISEVSSEDYEQPFVCQASNAFGQVASYIIIKHKVPDIQRWLTGGLVSLLILTFITLIIYKMFKIDLMLWYRNSVCALTSKEDGKIYDAYVLYTKSSEGRSVCCLETFVRRILPDVLEKQCGYNLFILGRDDLPGEAVVSVADETLKQSRRLMIILGSETSSCCLLEDTSEQQLAMYNALIRDGIQVILIEMGEIQDYTIMPESIRYIKQKHGAIQWKGDFSEKSCSANTRFWKNVRYQMPSRKKVPYSEVYLLPLTSNSSAAKGN; encoded by the exons ATGGCAGAATGTG AGAAATGTGAAGCCTATGATGTGATGTTGAGGCAAAGTCTTGTGCTTGATGGGCAGCCTCTTGCTATTAAATGTTCACTGGAAAAGAGCTTGAAAAGTGGAGACTACAACTTAACATGGTATAAAGTTGGAAACCAGACAGCTGTGCCTAGAGACAAACTGTCTAGAATTCATCAGGAGAAGAATTTAATTTGGTTTCTTCCTGCAATGTTAGAAGATTCTGGAGATTATGAATGTGTCATAag AAATTTGACAAGCTGCAAGAAAATGTGTACAAAAGTAACAGTTTTCAAGAGGATTGATGGTTTAtgcttaaatgaaaaatttgctGTAGAGGAGGTGATATTCACATCATCATCTGCAAAGGTTGTGTGTCCGCACTTGGATTATTTCAGGAATGAGAAGATTATTCAGCCTGTTCGTTGGTATAAG GACTGCCAGctgctggaaggaaaaaggTTTGCCCTCTCAAACCGTGACcttataatttttaatgtgaCTGTACATGATCGAGGAAACTATACGTGTGAAACAGCATATACCTACAATGGGAAACAATATAACATTTCACGAGACATCAGTCTGATTGTAGAAG tGACCCCACCAAAAAAGCCTCCAGAAATATTTTACCCAAGAAACAACTCCATTGAAGTGGAACTCG GCTCACAGGTTACTGTGGATTGCAATACAACAGGTGCTGATGGGTATGAGGTGTATTGGACAGGCAACGGTGTGtatattgatgtattttatatgAGCAGAATTTTTGCAAGTCCCTATGA GGGAGAAACTTCTTACGATGGGCGCCCCATGCATTCTGTGAAGCTAATAATTTCAGAAGTGAGCAGTGAAGATTATGAGCAGCCATTTGTCTGTCAAGCTTCAAATGCCTTTGGGCAAGTTGCATCCTATATTATAATAAAACACAAAG TTCCCGATATACAAAGATGGCTGACTGGAGGGCTTGTGTCTttgttaattttaacatttattacTTTAATAATCTACAAGATGTTCAAGATTGATTTGATGCTTTGGTACCGTAATTCTGTCTGTGCCCTTACAAGTAAGGAAG ATGGTAAAATCTATGATGCATATGTCCTGTACACAAAAAGCAGCGAAGGCAGAAGTGTCTGTTGTCTGGAAACCTTTGTTCGTAGAATACTCCCAGATGTTTTAGAAAAACAGTGTGGATATAACCTTTTCATATTAGGAAGGGATGATTTACCAGGAGAAG CTGTGGTCAGTGTTGCTGATGAAACCCTTAAGCAAAGCAGAAGACTGATGATTATTTTGGGATCAGAAACATCTAGCTGCTGCCTGTTAGAAGACACCTCTGAGCAACAACTAGCTATGTATAATGCTCTCATCCGTGATGGGATTCAAGTGATTCTTATAGAAATGGGTGAAATACAGGACTACACAATCATGCCGGAATCAATCAGATACATTAAGCAAAAGCATGGAGCTATCCAATGGAAAGGGGACTTCTCAGAGAAATCTTGTTCAGCAAATACAAGATTCTGGAAAAATGTGCGCTATCAAATGCCATCCAGGAAAAAGGTACCTTATTCTGAAGTGTATTTGTTGCCCTTAACTTCAAACAGTTCTgcagcaaaaggaaattaa
- the LOC125336934 gene encoding interleukin-1 receptor-like 2 isoform X1 gives MAGKREKFSCLSWQNVGNMTAKTLFSCNIATAFLSLIIAKKCEAYDVMLRQSLVLDGQPLAIKCSLEKSLKSGDYNLTWYKVGNQTAVPRDKLSRIHQEKNLIWFLPAMLEDSGDYECVIRNLTSCKKMCTKVTVFKRIDGLCLNEKFAVEEVIFTSSSAKVVCPHLDYFRNEKIIQPVRWYKDCQLLEGKRFALSNRDLIIFNVTVHDRGNYTCETAYTYNGKQYNISRDISLIVEVTPPKKPPEIFYPRNNSIEVELGSQVTVDCNTTGADGYEVYWTGNGVYIDVFYMSRIFASPYEGETSYDGRPMHSVKLIISEVSSEDYEQPFVCQASNAFGQVASYIIIKHKVPDIQRWLTGGLVSLLILTFITLIIYKMFKIDLMLWYRNSVCALTSKEDGKIYDAYVLYTKSSEGRSVCCLETFVRRILPDVLEKQCGYNLFILGRDDLPGEAVVSVADETLKQSRRLMIILGSETSSCCLLEDTSEQQLAMYNALIRDGIQVILIEMGEIQDYTIMPESIRYIKQKHGAIQWKGDFSEKSCSANTRFWKNVRYQMPSRKKVPYSEVYLLPLTSNSSAAKGN, from the exons AtggctgggaaaagggagaaatttAGCTGTTTATCATGGCAGAATGTG GGAAACATGACAGCAAAAACACTGTTTTCATGTAACATTGCAACAGCATTTCTGTCTTTAATTATTGCAA AGAAATGTGAAGCCTATGATGTGATGTTGAGGCAAAGTCTTGTGCTTGATGGGCAGCCTCTTGCTATTAAATGTTCACTGGAAAAGAGCTTGAAAAGTGGAGACTACAACTTAACATGGTATAAAGTTGGAAACCAGACAGCTGTGCCTAGAGACAAACTGTCTAGAATTCATCAGGAGAAGAATTTAATTTGGTTTCTTCCTGCAATGTTAGAAGATTCTGGAGATTATGAATGTGTCATAag AAATTTGACAAGCTGCAAGAAAATGTGTACAAAAGTAACAGTTTTCAAGAGGATTGATGGTTTAtgcttaaatgaaaaatttgctGTAGAGGAGGTGATATTCACATCATCATCTGCAAAGGTTGTGTGTCCGCACTTGGATTATTTCAGGAATGAGAAGATTATTCAGCCTGTTCGTTGGTATAAG GACTGCCAGctgctggaaggaaaaaggTTTGCCCTCTCAAACCGTGACcttataatttttaatgtgaCTGTACATGATCGAGGAAACTATACGTGTGAAACAGCATATACCTACAATGGGAAACAATATAACATTTCACGAGACATCAGTCTGATTGTAGAAG tGACCCCACCAAAAAAGCCTCCAGAAATATTTTACCCAAGAAACAACTCCATTGAAGTGGAACTCG GCTCACAGGTTACTGTGGATTGCAATACAACAGGTGCTGATGGGTATGAGGTGTATTGGACAGGCAACGGTGTGtatattgatgtattttatatgAGCAGAATTTTTGCAAGTCCCTATGA GGGAGAAACTTCTTACGATGGGCGCCCCATGCATTCTGTGAAGCTAATAATTTCAGAAGTGAGCAGTGAAGATTATGAGCAGCCATTTGTCTGTCAAGCTTCAAATGCCTTTGGGCAAGTTGCATCCTATATTATAATAAAACACAAAG TTCCCGATATACAAAGATGGCTGACTGGAGGGCTTGTGTCTttgttaattttaacatttattacTTTAATAATCTACAAGATGTTCAAGATTGATTTGATGCTTTGGTACCGTAATTCTGTCTGTGCCCTTACAAGTAAGGAAG ATGGTAAAATCTATGATGCATATGTCCTGTACACAAAAAGCAGCGAAGGCAGAAGTGTCTGTTGTCTGGAAACCTTTGTTCGTAGAATACTCCCAGATGTTTTAGAAAAACAGTGTGGATATAACCTTTTCATATTAGGAAGGGATGATTTACCAGGAGAAG CTGTGGTCAGTGTTGCTGATGAAACCCTTAAGCAAAGCAGAAGACTGATGATTATTTTGGGATCAGAAACATCTAGCTGCTGCCTGTTAGAAGACACCTCTGAGCAACAACTAGCTATGTATAATGCTCTCATCCGTGATGGGATTCAAGTGATTCTTATAGAAATGGGTGAAATACAGGACTACACAATCATGCCGGAATCAATCAGATACATTAAGCAAAAGCATGGAGCTATCCAATGGAAAGGGGACTTCTCAGAGAAATCTTGTTCAGCAAATACAAGATTCTGGAAAAATGTGCGCTATCAAATGCCATCCAGGAAAAAGGTACCTTATTCTGAAGTGTATTTGTTGCCCTTAACTTCAAACAGTTCTgcagcaaaaggaaattaa